In one Scomber japonicus isolate fScoJap1 chromosome 6, fScoJap1.pri, whole genome shotgun sequence genomic region, the following are encoded:
- the LOC128360393 gene encoding mitochondrial uncoupling protein 2-like isoform X2 has translation MAGGRTADLAPTAAVKIFSAGTAGCVADLVTFPLDTAKVRLQIQGESRPLLEGQRAKYRGVFGTIYTMVRTEGPRSLYSGLVAGLQRQMSFASVRIGLYDTMKQIYSRGSENAGIGTRLLAGCTTGAMAVALAQPTDVVKVRFQAQVRLPESGSVKRYSSTIDAYKTIARDEGVKGLWKGCLPNITRNAIVNCSELVTYDIIKELILKYNLMSDNMPCHFTAAFAAGFCTTIVASPVDVVKTRYMNSVPGQYKGAANCALTMLINEGPTAFYKGYVQMKQKLNELCHLILFQLCALISSSGFLEHSDVCKF, from the exons ATGGCTGGTGGAAGAACTGCTGATTTGGCCCCCACGGCTGCTGTCAAGATCTTTTCTGCTGGAACAGCTGGCTGTGTGGCCGACCTGGTCACTTTCCCCCTGGACACAGCCAAAGTCAGGCTGCAG ATTCAAGGTGAATCCAGGCCCTTACTCGAAGGCCAAAGGGCGAAATACAGAGGTGTGTTTGGCACCATCTACACCATGGTGAGAACTGAGGGGCCGAGGAGTCTGTACAGTGGATTGGTGGCAGGTCTGCAGAGACAGATGAGCTTCGCCTCAGTCCGCATCGGCCTTTATGACACCATGAAGCAGATCTACAGCAGGGGGTCAGAAA ATGCTGGAATTGGGACTCGTCTGCTGGCCGGCTGCACCACAGGGGCAATGGCGGTGGCCCTTGCTCAGCCCACAGATGTGGTGAAAGTCAGGTTCCAGGCTCAGGTTCGGCTGCCTGAGAGCGGCTCTGTGAAGAGATACAGCAGCACTATTGATGCCTATAAGACCATTGCCAGGGATGAGGGGGTGAAAGGGCTCTGGAAAG GTTGTCTGCCAAATATAACTCGCAATGCCATCGTAAACTGCTCTGAACTTGTGAcctatgacatcatcaaggAGCTCATCCTGAAGTACAATCTGATGTCAG ACAACATGCCGTGTCACTTCACAGCAGCCTTCGCGGCAGGTTTCTGCACCACTATTGTAGCGTCCCCAGTGGATGTGGTGAAAACACGCTACATGAACTCAGTGCCTGGCCAGTACAAAGGTGCTGCTAACTGTGCCTTAACCATGCTGATTAATGAGGGACCCACAGCTTTCTATAAGGGGTATGT TCAAATGAAGCAGAAACTAAATGAGCTTTGCCATCTGATTCTTTTTCAGCTTTGTGCCCTCATTTCTTCGTCTGGGTTCCTGGAACATAGTGATGTTTGTAAGTTTTGA
- the LOC128360393 gene encoding mitochondrial uncoupling protein 2-like isoform X1, protein MAGGRTADLAPTAAVKIFSAGTAGCVADLVTFPLDTAKVRLQIQGESRPLLEGQRAKYRGVFGTIYTMVRTEGPRSLYSGLVAGLQRQMSFASVRIGLYDTMKQIYSRGSENAGIGTRLLAGCTTGAMAVALAQPTDVVKVRFQAQVRLPESGSVKRYSSTIDAYKTIARDEGVKGLWKGCLPNITRNAIVNCSELVTYDIIKELILKYNLMSDNMPCHFTAAFAAGFCTTIVASPVDVVKTRYMNSVPGQYKGAANCALTMLINEGPTAFYKGFVPSFLRLGSWNIVMFVSFEQIKRAVVKFQQAQQSPL, encoded by the exons ATGGCTGGTGGAAGAACTGCTGATTTGGCCCCCACGGCTGCTGTCAAGATCTTTTCTGCTGGAACAGCTGGCTGTGTGGCCGACCTGGTCACTTTCCCCCTGGACACAGCCAAAGTCAGGCTGCAG ATTCAAGGTGAATCCAGGCCCTTACTCGAAGGCCAAAGGGCGAAATACAGAGGTGTGTTTGGCACCATCTACACCATGGTGAGAACTGAGGGGCCGAGGAGTCTGTACAGTGGATTGGTGGCAGGTCTGCAGAGACAGATGAGCTTCGCCTCAGTCCGCATCGGCCTTTATGACACCATGAAGCAGATCTACAGCAGGGGGTCAGAAA ATGCTGGAATTGGGACTCGTCTGCTGGCCGGCTGCACCACAGGGGCAATGGCGGTGGCCCTTGCTCAGCCCACAGATGTGGTGAAAGTCAGGTTCCAGGCTCAGGTTCGGCTGCCTGAGAGCGGCTCTGTGAAGAGATACAGCAGCACTATTGATGCCTATAAGACCATTGCCAGGGATGAGGGGGTGAAAGGGCTCTGGAAAG GTTGTCTGCCAAATATAACTCGCAATGCCATCGTAAACTGCTCTGAACTTGTGAcctatgacatcatcaaggAGCTCATCCTGAAGTACAATCTGATGTCAG ACAACATGCCGTGTCACTTCACAGCAGCCTTCGCGGCAGGTTTCTGCACCACTATTGTAGCGTCCCCAGTGGATGTGGTGAAAACACGCTACATGAACTCAGTGCCTGGCCAGTACAAAGGTGCTGCTAACTGTGCCTTAACCATGCTGATTAATGAGGGACCCACAGCTTTCTATAAGGG CTTTGTGCCCTCATTTCTTCGTCTGGGTTCCTGGAACATAGTGATGTTTGTAAGTTTTGAGCAGATTAAGAGAGCTGTGGTGAAATTTCAGCAGGCCCAGCAATCTCCACTCTGA
- the camkk1b gene encoding calcium/calmodulin-dependent protein kinase kinase 1b gives MSADAVCRAEADSEHNAELDDMVAAMNVSANRMTPPNGCRSGAPRATSSHRARLSDRKMSLQERRISRQPTIETKRVSITDADDFVQLNQYKLKNEIGKGSYGVVKLAYNEDSEQYYAMKVVSKKRLMRQWGFLRRLPPQGKDAVPKATMPLERVYKEIAILKKLHHPHVVKLVEVLDDPDEDGLHMAFELMPKGPVMEVPTDIPFTEEQARFYFRDIILGIEYLHYHKIIHRDIKPSNLLLGDDGHVKIADFGVSNEFEGSDALLSSTAGTPAFMAPEMMTECEQSFSGKALDVWAIGVTLYCFVFGMCPFYDEYIVSLHNKIKNKPVEFPEAPSISAELKELIERMLDKNPETRITIPEIKLHPWVTENGSDPLPLEEEHCTAVEVTEEEVQNSVKLIPSLSAVILVKSMLRKRSFSNPFECQVRRAERSMSAPGGLLTGSWGLIGSSPHLHPSLRKISNEGSRDGELEDLYEDDTFIDCTE, from the exons ATGAGTGCCGACGCTGTCTGCAGGGCAGAAGCGGACTCGGAGCACAACGCCGAGCTAGATGACATGGTGGCTGCCATGAACGTGTCTGCCAACCGTATGACCCCGCCTAATGGCTGCAGGTCAGGTGCTCCAAGGGCCACCAGCTCTCACAGAGCTCGCCTCTCTGACAGGAAGATGTCGCTGCAGGAGCGCCGCATTTCTCGGCAGCCAACCATTGAGACCAAACGTGTGTCTATCACAGACGCTGAT GACTTTGTCCAGCTCAACCAGTATAAGTTGAAGAATGAGATTGGAAAG GGTTCATACGGCGTGGTGAAACTAGCTTATAATGAAGATTCTGAACAGTATTAT GCAATGAAAGTTGTTTCAAAGAAGAGGCTAATGAGACAGTGGGGATTTTTGC GCCGCCTGCCTCCTCAGGGGAAGGATGCAGTCCCTAAAGCCACAATGCCCCTGGAGAGAGTGTACAAGGAGATCGCCATCCTTAAGAAACTGCACCATCCTCATGTGGTGAAACTAGTGGAG GTACTTGATGATCCTGATGAAGATGGACTTCACATGG CTTTCGAATTGATGCCGAAAGG ACCAGTGATGGAGGTGCCTACAGACATCCCTTTTACAGAGGAGCAGGCTCGCTTTTACTTCCGAGACATCATCTTGGGTATAGAGTATT TGCACTACCACAAGATCATCCACAGAGACATTAAACCTTCCAACCTGCTGCTGGGGGACGACGGTCATGTCAAGATCGCAGACTTTGGAGTGAGCAACGAGTTTGAGGGGTCAGACGCCCTCCTGTCGAGCACAGCGGGGACGCCAGCCTTCATGGCCCCTGAGATGATGACTGAATGCGAGCAGAGCTTCAGCGGAAAG GCATTAGACGTGTGGGCGATTGGAGTCACACTCTACTGTTTTGTCTTTGGGATG TGCCCTTTTTATGATGAATATATCGTTTCTCTGCACAACAAGATCAAGAACAAACCTGTGGAGTTTCCAGAAGC GCCATCGATAAGTGCTGAACTGAAGGAGCTCATTGAAAGGATGTTGGATAAAAACCCTGAAACAAGAATCACCATCCCTGAAATTAAG CTCCACCCGTGGGTGACAGAGAATGGCTCAGATCCTCTCCCTCTGGAGGAGGAACACTGCACGGCAGTAGAggtcacagaggaggaggtgcagaacAGTGTCAAACTCATCCCCAGCCTCTCAGCTGTG ATTCTGGTGAAGTCCATGCTGAGGAAGCGGTCTTTCAGTAATCCCTTTGAGTGTCAGGTCAGACGGGCAGAGAGGTCCATGTCTGCCCCTGGAGGTCTTCTTAC TGGTTCTTGGGGCTTAATAGGGTCTTcacctcatcttcatccttccTTGAG GAAAATCAGCAACGAGGGGAGCAGAGATGGAGAGTTGGAGGACTTGTACGAAGATGACACATTTATAGACTGCACAGAATAA
- the ywhag2 gene encoding 14-3-3 protein gamma-2, with translation MVDREQLVQKARLAEQAERYDDMAAAMKSVTELNEALSNEERNLLSVAYKNVVGARRSSWRVISSIEQKTSADGNEKKIEMVRAYREKIEKELEAVCQDVLNLLDNFLIKNCNDTQHESKVFYLKMKGDYYRYLAEVATGEKRATVVESSEKAYNEAHEISKEHMQPTHPIRLGLALNYSVFYYEIQNAPEQACHLAKTAFDDAIAELDTLNEDSYKDSTLIMQLLRDNLTLWTSDQQDDEGGEGNN, from the exons atggttgATCGCGAGCAGCTGGTGCAGAAAGCCAGGCTGGCTGAACAGGCTGAGAGATATGATGATATGGCAGCTGCTATGAAATCG gTAACAGAACTGAACGAGGCCCTGTCCAATGAGGAAAGGAACCTCTTGTCTGTGGCTTACAAGAATGTGGTGGGCGCCCGTCGCTCATCCTGGAGGGTCATCTCCAGCATTGAGCAGAAGACCTCGGCTGACGGAAATGAGAAGAAGATTGAGATGGTCCGGGCCTACCGGGAGAAGATTGAGAAGGAGCTGGAGGCCGTGTGTCAGGATGTGCTCAACCTCCTGGACAACTTCCTGATCAAAAACTGCAATGACACGCAGCATGAGAGCAAAGTGTTCTACCTGAAGATGAAGGGCGACTACTATCGGTACCTGGCTGAGGTGGCCACAGGGGAGAAGAGGGCCACAGTGGTGGAGTCGTCGGAGAAGGCCTACAACGAGGCCCACGAGATCAGCAAAGAGCACATGCAGCCCACCCACCCCATCCGTCTGGGCTTAGCTCTCAACTACTCTGTGTTTTACTACGAGATCCAGAATGCCCCAGAGCAGGCCTGTCATCTGGCCAAGACCGCCTTCGACGACGCCATCGCCGAGCTCGACACCCTCAACGAGGACTCCTACAAAGACTCCACTCTCATCATGCAGCTGCTCCGAGACAACTTGACACTGTGGACAAGTGACCAGCAGGATGACGAGGGAGGGGAGGGCAACAATTAA